A stretch of Henckelia pumila isolate YLH828 chromosome 4, ASM3356847v2, whole genome shotgun sequence DNA encodes these proteins:
- the LOC140865077 gene encoding BAHD acyltransferase DCR, giving the protein MVSQSVPHVVSRCTVFPSHKSSLGDLKLSVSDLPMLSCHYIQKGCLFACSPALPLSEILAVLKSGLSMALSRFPPLAGRLVTDSDGYVYVSCDDGGVDFLHADGSHFRVRDLPEAVEGFFAFDGMVSYQGHFRPILAVQVTELADGVFVGCSVNHAVADGTSFWNFFNTFAELSRGVKRISRVPDFSRDSVLISPVVLKLPDGGPKVTFSADSPVREKIFRFTRESVLKLKSKVNNQKWEIDGGVEAAELMGKFSNDTLKFPDGKLPWLRTAVAEISSFQSLSALLWRGITRARKLPPSKKTTFRMAVNCRHRLEPKLDPLYFGNAIQSIPTYASAGEILSHDLRWCAEQLNKTVAAHGNETVRKMVEEWERDPRCFPLGNFDGAMITMGSSPRFPMYDNDFGWGRPVAVRSGRANKFDGKISAFPGREAGGSVDLEVVLAPETMAGLESDPEFMQYVSAY; this is encoded by the coding sequence ATGGTTTCCCAATCTGTGCCTCATGTGGTCTCCCGATGCACCGTTTTCCCCTCTCACAAGTCTTCTTTGGGGGACCTCAAGCTCTCTGTTTCTGATCTCCCCATGCTTTCTTGCCATTACATTCAGAAGGGATGTTTGTTCGCCTGCAGTCCCGCGCTGCCCCTTTCGGAGATCCTTGCTGTGCTCAAGAGCGGTCTTTCCATGGCGCTTTCCAGGTTCCCGCCACTCGCGGGGCGGCTGGTGACTGATTCCGATGGGTATGTTTATGTTAGCTGTGATGATGGTGGGGTGGATTTCTTGCATGCTGATGGGTCCCATTTTCGGGTCAGGGATCTGCCGGAGGCGGTGGAGGGGTTCTTTGCTTTTGATGGGATGGTGAGTTATCAGGGCCATTTCAGGCCTATTCTGGCGGTGCAGGTGACGGAGTTGGCGGATGGAGTTTTCGTCGGATGCTCTGTTAATCACGCTGTTGCCGACGGGACTTCGTTCTGGAATTTCTTCAATACTTTTGCGGAGTTGAGCAGGGGGGTGAAGAGGATTTCCAGGGTGCCGGATTTCAGCCGGGATTCGGTTTTGATTTCCCCCGTGGTTCTTAAACTCCCCGACGGCGGGCCTAAAGTCACTTTCTCCGCTGATTCTCCGGTGAGGGAGAAGATTTTCAGGTTCACAAGAGAATCGGTGCTGAAGTTGAAATCCAAAGTTAACAACCAGAAATGGGAAATCGACGGCGGAGTCGAAGCGGCGGAGCTGATGGGAAAATTCAGCAACGATACACTGAAATTCCCCGACGGGAAGTTACCATGGCTGAGAACCGCCGTCGCAGAAATTTCATCTTTTCAGTCCTTGAGCGCGCTGCTATGGCGAGGCATCACTCGAGCTCGGAAGCTGCCGCCCTCCAAGAAGACGACTTTCAGAATGGCGGTGAACTGCCGGCACCGCCTGGAGCCGAAGCTGGACCCTCTCTACTTCGGCAACGCGATACAGAGCATTCCGACGTACGCCTCCGCCGGAGAGATCCTCTCCCACGACCTCCGGTGGTGCGCGGAGCAGCTGAACAAGACGGTGGCGGCGCACGGGAACGAGACCGTGAGGAAGATGGTGGAGGAGTGGGAGCGGGACCCACGGTGCTTCCCATTGGGGAATTTTGACGGCGCCATGATAACGATGGGGAGCTCTCCTAGATTCCCGATGTACGATAATGATTTCGGGTGGGGCCGACCGGTGGCGGTTCGCAGCGGCCGGGCGAACAAATTCGACGGCAAGATTTCGGCTTTCCCGGGCCGGGAAGCGGGCGGGAGCGTGGATTTGGAGGTGGTTCTAGCACCCGAAACTATGGCGGGTCTTGAATCCGACCCGGAGTTTATGCAATATGTATCAGCTTATTAG